The Athalia rosae chromosome 7, iyAthRosa1.1, whole genome shotgun sequence genome window below encodes:
- the LOC125501693 gene encoding ATP-dependent DNA helicase pif1-like, whose product MIEDICILISNMPLIHFGMPAPNRPAVDIINSDVQREHQFDKTSLATFVANNEQLLTAEQRNVYDQINVSIAAQQGGFFFLDAPGGTGKTFLISLILARIRSQNHIALAIASSGIAATLLDGGRTAHSALKLPLNVHTNPEAMCNIKKHFGMAEVLRKCKIIIWDECTMAHKHSLEALDRSLKDIKDNTRLFGGALLLLSGDFRQTLPVIPRATYADEVNACLKESYLWRSVSKLSLTINMRVQLQNDPLASGFSEQLLDIGNGKIQLYEDTQFIKFPENFCNMVATKDELINSIFPDSRYDYTNHEWLQERAILAAKNLDVDAINFKIQQSLPGNEITFKSIDTVVDPDEVVNYPVEFLNSLDLPGMPPHNLRLKIGSPIILLRNLDAPRLCNGTRLVIKKIMGNIIEANILSGKFQGEIVLLPRIPMIPSDSPIPFKRLQFPIRLAYAMTINKSQGQTMTFCGLDLENPCFSHGQLYVACSRVGKPSSLFVYTPHGLTENIVHPMALR is encoded by the coding sequence ATGATTGAGGATATTTGTATTCTTATTTCAAACATGCCACTCATCCATTTTGGCATGCCGGCGCCGAACCGCCCAGCAGTAGATATCATCAACAGTGATGTTCAACGTGAACACCAGTTTGATAAGACTTCGTTGGCTACTTTTGTTGCTAATAATGAACAATTGCTTACAGCTGAACAACGAAATGTATATGATCAAATTAACGTATCAATTGCAGCACAACAAggtggattcttttttttggatgCACCAGGTGGCACTGGTAAAACCTTTCTCATCTCACTGATACTTGCGCGCATTCGATCACAAAATCATATTGCATTGGCCATTGCTTCATCAGGCATTGCAGCGACGTTACTTGATGGTGGACGGACTGCGCATTCAGCACTTAAGTTACCTTTGAATGTTCATACAAATCCCGAAGCAATGTGTAACATAAAGAAGCATTTCGGCATGGCTGAAGTTTTGAGAAAatgcaaaattattatttgggATGAATGTACAATGGCCCACAAGCATTCGCTTGAAGCTCTCGACAGGTCCCTGAAGGATATCAAAGATAATACTAGGCTTTTCGGTGGTGCTCTACTGCTACTGTCTGGTGATTTCAGGCAAACATTGCCAGTAATTCCACGTGCGACATATGCAGACGAAGTAAACGCATGTTTGAAGGAATCTTATCTATGGCGGAGTGTCAGTAAATTGAGCCTTACTATCAATATGCGCGTTCAACTACAAAATGATCCATTAGCGTCAGGATTCTCTGAACAATTGTTAGACATTGGCAACGGTAAAATTCAACTGTATGAAGATAcccaatttattaaatttccaGAGAACTTTTGCAACATGGTGGCTACCAAAgatgaattaataaatagTATCTTTCCAGATTCAAGATATGACTATACTAATCATGAATGGCTACAAGAGCGAGCTATTTTAGCTGCAAAAAATTTAGATGTAGACGccatcaatttcaaaatacaACAGTCATTGCCTGGTAATGAAATTACATTTAAATCAATTGACACCGTTGTTGATCCTGACGAAGTGGTCAACTATCCagtagaatttttgaattctttagATTTACCTGGAATGCCACCACATAATTTGCGACTGAAGATTGGCTCACCTATAATTTTGCTTCGTAATTTAGATGCCCCGAGATTGTGTAATGGCACGCGattagttataaaaaaaatcatgggcAACATTATTGAAGCGAATATTTTATCTGGAAAATTCCAAGGTGAAATTGTACTTTTACCGCGGATCCCAATGATTCCTTCAGATTCACCTATACCATTTAAACGCTTACAATTTCCGATCCGTTTGGCATATGCTATGACTATTAATAAGTCACAAGGTCAAACGATGACATTTTGTGGCTTAGATTTAGAAAATCCGTGTTTTTCTCACGGCCAATTGTACGTTGCGTGTTCCAGAGTTGGAAAACCATcgagtttgtttgtttatacTCCTCATGGACTAACTGAAAATATTGTACATCCAATGGCATTACGCTAA